The Simkania negevensis Z genome has a window encoding:
- a CDS encoding ATP-binding protein, whose amino-acid sequence MFSRLRYFSSKHSFFLFGPRGTGKSTLLKHRFDQKECFWLDLLDSSVEDRFFRNPSELYSIVKALSPEIKYIVIDEIQKVPKLLDEVHRLIEETDRIFILTGSSARKLKRGGANLLAGRAFVYYLHSFSCFELKNHFDLQEALHWGTLPRIFNLDGEEEKNEFLRSYADTYLKEEIWNEQVVRKLQPFRRFLEVAAQCNGKIINYANIARDVGVDDKTIKEYFSILEDTMIGFFLEPFHSSFRKRLVGKPKFYFFDPGVVRSLSRRLSASLIPKTAAYGEAFEHFILLEFMRLGSYFQPDYRFSFIRTVSDVEIDLVIERPNKPLLCIEIKSAEIIDKMSIRSFIKVTKEIPNCEAIVLSQDRFMKTFDHVTCYPWKQGIEEYFPEIAMKE is encoded by the coding sequence ATGTTCTCTCGCTTAAGATATTTTTCGAGTAAACATAGTTTTTTTCTGTTTGGGCCCAGGGGTACAGGAAAAAGCACTTTGCTTAAACACCGGTTTGATCAGAAAGAATGCTTTTGGTTGGACCTTTTGGATTCGAGCGTGGAAGATCGGTTTTTTCGTAATCCTAGCGAGCTTTACTCCATTGTAAAAGCTCTTTCACCTGAAATCAAATATATCGTTATAGATGAAATCCAAAAGGTCCCTAAATTACTTGACGAAGTCCACCGATTAATCGAAGAAACAGATCGAATATTTATTTTAACCGGTTCAAGCGCAAGAAAATTAAAGCGAGGTGGGGCTAACTTGCTTGCTGGTCGCGCCTTCGTATATTACCTCCATTCCTTTTCGTGTTTTGAATTAAAAAATCACTTTGATCTGCAAGAAGCCTTACACTGGGGTACTTTGCCGAGGATTTTTAATCTCGATGGAGAGGAAGAAAAAAACGAATTTCTACGCTCATACGCAGATACTTACCTCAAAGAAGAGATTTGGAATGAACAGGTTGTCCGAAAATTGCAGCCATTTCGTCGATTTCTTGAGGTAGCCGCACAGTGCAATGGGAAAATCATTAACTACGCAAATATCGCGAGAGATGTTGGAGTGGATGACAAGACAATCAAAGAGTATTTTTCAATTTTAGAGGACACAATGATTGGATTCTTTTTAGAGCCTTTTCATAGTTCTTTTAGAAAGCGTCTTGTAGGAAAGCCTAAGTTTTATTTCTTTGACCCAGGTGTTGTCCGTAGTCTATCTAGGAGGCTCTCTGCTTCTCTGATACCGAAAACAGCAGCTTATGGGGAGGCATTTGAGCACTTTATTTTACTAGAGTTCATGCGGTTAGGTAGCTACTTTCAACCTGATTACCGTTTCTCTTTTATTCGCACGGTATCAGATGTTGAAATTGATTTAGTTATAGAAAGACCTAATAAACCGCTTCTATGCATCGAAATCAAGAGCGCTGAAATCATTGATAAAATGAGCATTAGATCCTTTATCAAGGTCACAAAAGAGATTCCAAATTGTGAGGCAATTGTTTTGAGCCAAGACCGTTTCATGAAAACATTCGACCACGTTACTTGCTATCCTTGGAAACAAGGCATAGAGGAATATTTTCCTGAAATCGCCATGAAAGAGTAA
- a CDS encoding tyrosine-type recombinase/integrase: protein MSLTLKNTNSLECFDVTNYEEAKKSQSNWIWKQLELINIQEAVEVWLWTLSERTRSNYKSGLRRLAELGLFDSLMTLQTFALVNHEVIVDQIKSVSHWSECTRQARAAGYISFTGFLHRRSRGLIPKALANREGLGKTFFKVYDKVKTAAMSQSQWTGFLEALEEISPRECLIAKLMLQGGKRISEVLSLQIEQIRWDRRKIVFEQSKARGMKKTTVITFPQTVIDKLKQYVNERERRVFVTRTGKPVMVNRVAHMFKKAGKKSGVPFKITPHVLRASTVTYLKQQGFQDSDIMKVTGHASAVMVNAYDKTAQEYNATEKVQLVT from the coding sequence ATGTCATTGACTCTAAAAAATACAAACAGTTTGGAATGCTTCGACGTCACAAACTATGAAGAAGCAAAAAAGTCTCAGTCAAATTGGATTTGGAAGCAACTAGAACTCATTAACATTCAAGAGGCTGTAGAGGTTTGGTTGTGGACACTGAGTGAGAGGACTAGAAGTAATTACAAATCAGGTCTTAGGAGGCTTGCAGAGTTGGGGCTTTTTGATTCGCTCATGACATTGCAAACTTTTGCGCTTGTCAACCATGAGGTGATTGTGGATCAGATTAAGTCGGTTTCTCATTGGAGCGAGTGTACGAGACAAGCAAGGGCGGCGGGGTATATTTCATTCACAGGTTTTTTACACCGTCGTTCGAGAGGACTTATTCCCAAGGCTCTTGCAAATAGGGAAGGGCTTGGGAAAACCTTTTTTAAAGTTTACGATAAAGTTAAAACTGCTGCTATGAGTCAATCTCAGTGGACAGGTTTTTTAGAAGCACTTGAAGAAATCAGTCCAAGGGAGTGTTTGATTGCAAAGTTGATGCTTCAAGGTGGCAAGCGTATCAGTGAAGTTCTCTCTCTTCAAATAGAGCAGATCCGCTGGGATAGAAGGAAAATTGTTTTTGAGCAATCTAAGGCAAGGGGGATGAAGAAGACGACTGTGATCACTTTTCCTCAAACTGTGATAGATAAGCTAAAGCAATATGTCAACGAGCGAGAGAGGAGAGTTTTTGTCACGCGTACTGGAAAACCTGTAATGGTTAACCGAGTAGCGCATATGTTTAAAAAAGCTGGGAAAAAGTCTGGAGTGCCTTTTAAGATAACGCCTCATGTTCTTCGAGCTTCAACTGTGACGTACTTAAAACAGCAAGGATTTCAAGACAGTGACATCATGAAAGTTACTGGACATGCAAGCGCGGTTATGGTTAACGCTTATGACAAGACTGCTCAAGAGTACAATGCGACAGAGAAAGTTCAGCTAGTGACTTAG
- a CDS encoding plasmid pRiA4b ORF-3 family protein, which translates to MNTQGIYQLKISLLDLKPSIWRRILFDPKNTLDELHMAIQVSMGWEDYHLFSFEYGGRYFEFDGNVRFTDRLSSLKMKEGDELLYVYDFGDSWKHSVVLEALIPKNEKSFYPCCIDGKRACPPEDSGGVWLYREKLKILKNKKHPDHEDLIDWIGKDFNPEYFDLKEVNENIHSAFTCV; encoded by the coding sequence ATGAATACACAAGGAATTTACCAGTTAAAAATATCCCTCCTAGATCTTAAACCTTCAATATGGAGACGCATATTATTCGATCCAAAAAATACCCTAGACGAACTTCATATGGCTATTCAAGTAAGTATGGGATGGGAAGATTATCACTTATTCTCTTTTGAATATGGAGGACGATACTTTGAATTTGATGGCAATGTAAGGTTTACAGACCGCCTTTCGAGTTTAAAAATGAAAGAAGGCGATGAGCTCCTTTATGTGTATGACTTTGGTGATTCTTGGAAACATTCAGTCGTTTTAGAAGCTCTTATCCCCAAAAATGAAAAATCATTTTACCCCTGTTGCATTGATGGAAAACGTGCCTGTCCCCCTGAAGACTCTGGAGGAGTCTGGCTATATAGAGAAAAACTTAAAATTCTCAAAAATAAAAAGCATCCCGATCATGAGGACCTCATCGACTGGATAGGTAAAGATTTTAACCCAGAATATTTTGACTTAAAAGAAGTTAACGAAAACATTCATAGTGCTTTTACTTGTGTCTAA
- a CDS encoding type IV toxin-antitoxin system AbiEi family antitoxin domain-containing protein, with the protein MREKTVQQKLYEIASLQQGYFTAYQAKQAGYSDSRFAYHVKKGNWIKEGRGIYRLANYPTGERPDLVFWSLWSANRQGKVQGVFSHQTALAIHELSDVMPAKYYMTVPKGFRKYHPYPENLVLYFANLSEEEIWEFEGYRVTSPKRTIQDILLDKSFSEELAIQAILDALDRGIVSLDLVSELKEDFKSDRISRILNGVVKSE; encoded by the coding sequence ATGAGAGAAAAGACTGTTCAACAGAAACTTTACGAAATAGCCAGCCTTCAACAAGGCTACTTCACTGCTTATCAGGCTAAACAAGCCGGTTATTCAGATAGTCGTTTTGCTTATCACGTTAAAAAAGGAAATTGGATTAAAGAAGGGCGAGGAATTTATCGGCTGGCAAATTATCCGACAGGTGAAAGACCTGATTTAGTGTTCTGGAGCCTTTGGTCTGCTAATCGTCAAGGAAAGGTCCAAGGGGTGTTTTCTCATCAAACCGCGCTTGCTATTCATGAGCTTAGTGATGTCATGCCAGCAAAATACTATATGACAGTCCCTAAAGGGTTTAGAAAATATCATCCATATCCGGAAAATCTTGTTCTGTATTTTGCGAATCTTTCTGAAGAAGAAATCTGGGAATTTGAGGGCTATAGAGTTACTAGCCCAAAGAGGACGATTCAAGATATTTTGCTGGATAAAAGTTTTTCTGAAGAGTTGGCGATTCAAGCAATACTAGATGCTTTAGATAGAGGAATAGTCTCTTTAGACCTAGTTTCTGAGCTTAAAGAAGATTTCAAATCGGACCGAATAAGTCGCATTTTAAATGGAGTTGTAAAAAGTGAATAA
- a CDS encoding nucleotidyl transferase AbiEii/AbiGii toxin family protein, whose amino-acid sequence MLKGGYALEVRFELSRATKDLDLGTRLKITGTIEEQQSILHQKLQKCAAINLDDYFVFQIGSSAKLIESAPAGGFRFNIRSMMAGRLFVSFSLDIGMGDVLTPPIEEIEGENFLEVYGIPPARFQAISLEQQFAEKIHAMTVKRGERENSRVKDLVDVLLLIKVGLNRKRVMSCLENTFQCREKSAPPSLAPIPPESWREPFKELASECGLDHDFDAAVTVLSSYWK is encoded by the coding sequence GTGTTAAAAGGAGGATATGCATTAGAGGTGCGATTTGAGTTATCTCGAGCTACAAAAGATCTTGATCTCGGAACGCGTTTGAAGATAACTGGAACAATAGAAGAGCAACAGTCAATTCTTCACCAAAAGCTCCAGAAATGTGCAGCAATAAATCTTGATGACTACTTTGTTTTTCAGATAGGGTCTTCAGCAAAATTAATAGAATCTGCTCCTGCAGGAGGATTTCGGTTCAATATACGTAGCATGATGGCTGGAAGGCTTTTTGTCTCGTTTTCTTTGGATATTGGAATGGGTGATGTCCTTACACCGCCCATAGAAGAGATTGAAGGGGAAAATTTTCTTGAAGTATATGGGATTCCTCCGGCACGTTTCCAAGCCATATCTCTCGAACAACAGTTTGCTGAAAAAATCCATGCAATGACTGTTAAAAGGGGGGAGCGAGAAAATTCAAGAGTGAAAGATTTGGTCGATGTGCTTTTATTGATAAAAGTTGGATTAAATAGAAAACGAGTTATGAGTTGTCTAGAAAATACGTTTCAATGTCGTGAAAAATCAGCTCCGCCTTCTTTAGCACCCATCCCACCAGAAAGTTGGAGAGAGCCTTTCAAGGAGTTGGCTAGTGAATGTGGGTTAGATCATGATTTTGATGCAGCGGTTACTGTTTTATCATCCTATTGGAAATAG